The candidate division WOR-3 bacterium DNA window GCATTGAGCAGAAGAAAGGCTGAATTGTTGTGCAACGGCGGGGTCATTCACTGGTATAAAGGTAATCTCGACAAGGCGGTTGAGTATCACAAATCGAGTCTCGAGATCATGGAGGAGTTGGAAGATCTGCCAGGTATGGCCAACGTGTTCAATAACCTGGGTCTTGTTTACTGGTCTAAAGGCGATCTTGAGCGATCAATAGAATACCACCAGCGGAGTCGCACGATGAATGAGGTTATTGGTGACAAACGGAAAATTGGTGCATCGCTCAACAACCTGGGCAATGTTTACATTATGAAGGGGGAACTTGACAGTGCACTGGAGGCTTATCAGCGAAGTCTGGCAATCAAAAAGGAATTTAATCTCACTCAGGAGATCGGAACTACCCTCATTAACATTGGAACGGTCTACCACCTTAAAGGTGAATTGGACCTTGCAATGGACTATTACCAAAAGACTCTCGTCCTGAGTGAGGAATTGGGGAATAAACCGAACATCGCACTGGCGACCAACAATCTTGGTGATATTCATATGCTGAGAGGGGAACTCGGCCAGGCGCTGGAGTACTTTCAGAAGGCTATCGAACTCTATCAGGAACTGGGATTCAAACAAGAAATCGCCCTGTCACTGAGCAATCTGGGTGAGCTCTACTGGAAAAAGGAGAACATCGAACAATCATTGCAATGCTACGAGCAGAGTCTGGCAATTTATCAAAAGATGGAGAACGCCCCGTATACTGCTTTGGTGCTGTTTAACCTGATCTGGATAGCCCTTGAACGAGAAGACCCATCCCTGGCACAGGAGTATCTCCTTAATCTGGAGCAGATCAATAAAAACTATCAAAACAAGGTGCTCGATCAGCGCTTTCGTATTGCCAAAGCCCTTTGGCTGAAGTCGAGCAAGCGATCTCGGCATAGATTGGAGGCTGTGAAGATCCTCGAAGAGGTGATAGAGGAGAAGGTTGGAGACCATACGCTGGCCGTCACTGCCATGGTTCATTTGTGCGACTTATTGCTAGCCGAGTTGAAAGTCACCGGGGAGGAAGAATTATTTGATGAGATCAAAGAATTGACGGGCAGGCTTCTTGACATTTCCAAGAAGCAGGCTTCACATGCTCTTCTAGCCGAGGTATATTTGATGCAATCAAAACTGGCGCTTATTGAACTCGATATGGGGCAGGCAAAGAAATTGCTCGCACAGGCCGGTACAATTGCCGAAGAGAAGGGATTGACGTCTCTGGCGCGATTGGTAACGCGGGAGAGTGATTCACTGCAATCTCAGGTGAAAAAGTGGGAATCGCTCGTGCATCAAGAGCCATCTTACCAAAGAATGATCGATATGACGAATATCGATGCACTCCTCGAGCAAATGATTCAAAAAACAATAACCAGTGTTATTGAAGAAAGACGGACGTCGGATGATGAGATACAAACGAAGAAGTACAAGCTCGTTCATCTTGACCGTCTTACGGAGTTTCAGAAAATTGAAAAAAGCAGATTCCGGATTGGCATTGCTCAGATCGGATTGTCGAAGGCAGGTGACATAGTTCACGAAATATACACTGAGCTGGCCCCTGGTCTTTTTGGTTTTAGAGAGGAGGCAGTAGATACTATTAGAAACAAGATCAAGAATATGGTTGAAGCTGCTTCAAATGAGGACATCGATCTCCTGATTTTCCCGGAATTGAGCATCGATCTCAATTACCTCCAGCTCCGTGAGGACGTAGTTTCTCTTGCAAAGACCTACAATATGGTGTTGGTGCCTGGGTCCTACCATGACCACAATACAAAAAGGAATCTCAGTATCGTTATGTCACCAAACGGCATCCTCTGTGAACAGGCAAAGCACATTCCGGCCAATATTCACTTCGCAGGAACCCGATTAACAGAAGGGATCATTGGACCTTCTTCCCCACAAAAGACCATTATCTGTAGCACTGAATTTGGCAGGGTGGCGATCATCATATGTAGAGATTTTCTTGATATGGACTTGAGGGTGGAGCTGAAGAATTCTGATCCGCCGGTAGATATCATTATTAACCCCGCCTTTACTCCCGTCACAGCCGATTTCAAGGCTGCTCATTTTGATGCACGCAGGTCTATCTATGCCTACTGCTTCTTCGCCAACGTCGCTGAGTTCGGTGATTCTTTTATCTATTCTCCCGAAAAGGAACGCGTCGAAAAAAACATCCCGGCGCGGGAAGAAGGTTTGATCTGGAAGGAAGTTGATCTCTTCAAACTCCGTTCAGAGCGGAAGAAATGGGAGATTGAGCAGGCGAAACGCAAGCCGTTCATACAAAGCACACGATAACATGCCAACGGAGTTGGCTGAATACACGCTTGCATGCTGCAAGCTGAAGATACGTCTGCCGATGGCAGACTGCAGACACGCTTCGCTGAAGTCACGTTCGCCATCACTCACTGAAGACACATCAACGCCCTCTGAGTTGCTAACAGACGCGGGTAGTGAGTAGATAGTTGACAGAATCGGCCTGTTTGCTATTGTATATTAGGTGTAGTTATTGCAGGGGGTGATCAAGTCGCAGGGGCATGTTTGCTCTTTGGTGAAGCGACTGGGATCGTAGAGATAGGCGGCTGCTTGAAATTAATGGTAAGAACTCCGCTACGTAATCATCGATCACGGTCATCCTTTTGCTGCTAGGTGATCTCAAGAATAATAGATGCATGACATTGATTATTTTCATATATGTTTGTTTGCCCGGTATATAGAAGGAGGTATGCAATGGCAAAAGAACAAAAAAAACTGACCAACAATTTTGGTAAACCGGTCGATGACGATCAGAATAGCATAACTGTGGGCATTCCAGGACCCACGATTTTCGAAGATATCCACCTTGCTGAAAAACTGGCGCACTTCAATCGTGAACGTATCCCCGAGCGGGTAGTGCACGCTAAGGGCGCCGGGGCCGGTGGATATTTCGAGGTTACGCACGATGTTACGAAATACACCAGGGCCAAATTCCTCTCCGAGATCGGCAAGCGTACCGAGGTCTTTGCGAGATTTTCCACGGTCGGTGGGGAAAAGGGTTCGGCAGATACGGCTCGTGATCCCCGTGGGTTTGCCGTGAAATTCTACACGGAAGAAGGTAATTTCGACATGGTGGGCAATAACACGCCGGTATTCTTTATCCGCGATGTCATCAAATTCCCCGATTTTATTCATACACAAAAACGCAATCCAGCCACCAACGCCAAGGATCCGGACATGTTCTGGGATTTTCTATCTCTGACTCCAGAATCGATCCATCAGGTCACGATTCTCTTTTCGGACCGCGGTACTCCGATGAGCTACCGCAATATGAATGGCTATGGAGGTCATACCTTCAAATGGTGGAATTCGAATGGTGAATATTTCTGGGTGAAAATACATTTTAAGACAGTGCAAGGTGTCAAAAACTATGGACGGCAGGAAGCAACGCGGCTTGCTGGCGAGAATCCCGATATCGCGACAGATGATCTATATCAAGCGATCAAGAGCGGTAAATATCCGGCTTGGGATGTGCAGATCCAGGTCATGAAGCCCGAGCTGGCAGACACCTACAAATTCAATCCTTTTGATGTGACGAAGGTTTTACCGCATGGTGATTTTCCGGTGATCCCGGTCGGTCGTATGGTTCTGAACCGGAACCCACAAAATTACTTTGCCGAGGTAGAGCAATCAGCCTTTTGTCCAGGCAACTTTGTTCCGGGTATGGGTCCTTCTCCGGATAAGATGCTGCAGGGGCGGATAATATTCTATCATGACGCCCATCGATACCGTCTTGGTCCTAACTATCATTTGATCCCGGTCAACTCGCCAAAAGGTGTGAAGGCCGACAACTATCAGCGTGACGGTGCCATGCGCGTAGATGATAACGGTGGTGGTGGTCCAAATTACTATCCAAACAGCTTTGAGGGTCCTGAACCGCAGCCGGAATTCTCAGAGCCGTCGCTGGAATTTTCGGGTAAGGGAGCTCGACAACCTTATGTTCATCCCAACGACGACTTCGTTCAGGCCGGTAACCTCTACCGAAAGGTTATGACTGATGTGGACCGGGAACACCTGGTCGGGAATATCATTGATCATTTAGGGAATGCGCAGAAACGTATCCAACTTCGCCAAACGGCGCTTTTCTACAAAGCTGATATCGAGTACGGGACCAGGGTTGCGCAGGGTTTGAAACTTAGTCTGAAAGATGTCGAGAACCTGGCGAAGATGTCACAGGAGGAACGGGCAGAAGCGACGAAGTAGAACCATTTTAACCGGGGAGTTAAGAACTGGGATGTAAGAAGTTGAAACAAAATTCCAGATACGTTTAGTTCGCTATTATCGTTACGTCCGTTAATCTCGTTATTTCCGTCAATTTCTCTGCTTCCACTAAACATGTTACGTAACAGGTGATGCGTCAAACGTCTTGACAGTTAAGTTGTTTGGTCTAGAATACTGCTGAATATAGCTTGTGGAGAAAAGCCTATGAAATGTATATGTAGTATTCATATTATTCTTTATTCATTTCGATCGGGTACCCCGGGTTCAGAAATATATTCATATTCTCGAATTGATGTAGTAAATACAAGGCATGTGAATGAGAGTTAAACGCTGTACCAAGTGCATTTTGCCCATAGAGTACCCGGGAATCAACTTTCGTGAAGATGGTGTTTGTTCATTCTGTGCTGACTTCAGACAGACTGATTGGAAGGTCCAGAGGTCTATACTGGATGACATTGTTCAACAAGCCCGATCGAGCGGTTCAAAATATCAGGCTGTCGTTCCGTTCAGCGGGGGTAAAGACAGCTCATATGTTTTGTATTACATGCGTAAGATTTGTAACTTGAGGGTCCTGGCGCTGAATTTCGACAATGCATTCCGTAGTGAAGCTGCTGGGGTGAATCTTGAAACACTGCCAAAGACGCTTGAGGTAGATTATACTTCGATACATCTACCGTGGCCCTTGATGAAGGGGCTTTACGCCGCGTTCATTAAGGATGCAGGTGAGTTTTGTACGGTATGCAATTCCGTCGGTTATCTGACTATCATGTCATACATAGTAAACCATGCCGACGTCCTTGGTGCCAATCCGCTTGTGGTCAGCGGATGGGTGCGATATCTAGAGGAGATGCCAAACGTCTATGCTTTTGATATAAAGTATTTTAGCGACATCATTTCCCGCGCTGGGTTACTTGGTCCTTTGATCGAGTCGGGGTTCGTAGATCAGAGATGTCTCGATGTTTTGGCGAACGTGTCTGATCCAAGGAAACTTAGTAATGACACCAAAATACCTCTCAATTTCATTGCACTACCTGAGTATATTTACTGGGAAGTTAATGCAATTTCCGAAACGCTTAAAGCGTTTGGATGGAATGCCCCGTCTTCCACCACCGGGGAAACACATTTTGACTGCACAATGTATCCTGTAGCGAAATACCTGGAGAAGAAGAAATATGGGTTCAGCCAGTCTACAATTACGTATAGTGCGTTAGTTAGACACGGTCAAATGACCCGTGAAGATGCGTTGAAAGAATTGGATAGAGAGTCGAATGACAGACCAGTTGAATTCGCGGATTTTCTCGGAATGCTCGGATTAGAGGATGATCAGGTGAATTGGAAAGGCAAATGGTATCCAGAAAGAAAGTGATGTAGATTCATGCTATTTATTCCCGCAAGGCTAACATCATTCAAACTGCCGAAGAGATATGTCCTGAAATCATGGTTCTTCCCGGGACGCTGGCTTTCAGACGCTGAGTTGGATATCCTTCGGCAGACGATCTATTCAATCACAATGACGAAATTAGGGGTATTGCCAAAATACGGCGTATATTCGAAGTCGCGTGAGCCGTACAAAAATCGCATTATATCAATTGCATACGACAAAATTACGCGAACACCAATAGGCTTCACTGCTATGGTGCATATCCAATTGCCGACCAATACAACCCGGGAACCTGTGATACATCTGGGTCTAGTGATAACGACGACGAACCGTTTGGGAAGAGCATTGTTATTCTTTATTTATTTCTGGCCACTGTTATATTTTCTTACCATAAGAAAATTCAAACCGTTCTGGATCACTTCAGTATCTATGGAGCCGAGCATAATAGGTTCGGTTTCCGATAATTTCGGGAGCGTTTTTCCACATTATCTTCAAAACACCACAGCAACAGCGGCGCAATGCGAGATAGCACAAAGACTTTTCTGTGAGCATGGTGACGAATTTGGAATGGGTCAGCACGCGCATCTTGATCTGCAGAATTTTGTAGTTAGGGGCAGTTGTCGAGGTCCCAGCGATGCGTTGCGCGTTAAGTACGATAATTCCGCAAAATATATCACCCTCAAAT harbors:
- a CDS encoding tetratricopeptide repeat protein; protein product: MTPSIDAKISRAEALLNEGKNEKALALLKKITALKGLSEENRLACALLEIRIKLKLGESKDALKLSDKALQTALRQNDVMSALELYALQVEIAWRSGEFDIGLRALDEGERLIRGMQFTHADKKARALSRRKAELLCNGGVIHWYKGNLDKAVEYHKSSLEIMEELEDLPGMANVFNNLGLVYWSKGDLERSIEYHQRSRTMNEVIGDKRKIGASLNNLGNVYIMKGELDSALEAYQRSLAIKKEFNLTQEIGTTLINIGTVYHLKGELDLAMDYYQKTLVLSEELGNKPNIALATNNLGDIHMLRGELGQALEYFQKAIELYQELGFKQEIALSLSNLGELYWKKENIEQSLQCYEQSLAIYQKMENAPYTALVLFNLIWIALEREDPSLAQEYLLNLEQINKNYQNKVLDQRFRIAKALWLKSSKRSRHRLEAVKILEEVIEEKVGDHTLAVTAMVHLCDLLLAELKVTGEEELFDEIKELTGRLLDISKKQASHALLAEVYLMQSKLALIELDMGQAKKLLAQAGTIAEEKGLTSLARLVTRESDSLQSQVKKWESLVHQEPSYQRMIDMTNIDALLEQMIQKTITSVIEERRTSDDEIQTKKYKLVHLDRLTEFQKIEKSRFRIGIAQIGLSKAGDIVHEIYTELAPGLFGFREEAVDTIRNKIKNMVEAASNEDIDLLIFPELSIDLNYLQLREDVVSLAKTYNMVLVPGSYHDHNTKRNLSIVMSPNGILCEQAKHIPANIHFAGTRLTEGIIGPSSPQKTIICSTEFGRVAIIICRDFLDMDLRVELKNSDPPVDIIINPAFTPVTADFKAAHFDARRSIYAYCFFANVAEFGDSFIYSPEKERVEKNIPAREEGLIWKEVDLFKLRSERKKWEIEQAKRKPFIQSTR
- a CDS encoding catalase, which encodes MAKEQKKLTNNFGKPVDDDQNSITVGIPGPTIFEDIHLAEKLAHFNRERIPERVVHAKGAGAGGYFEVTHDVTKYTRAKFLSEIGKRTEVFARFSTVGGEKGSADTARDPRGFAVKFYTEEGNFDMVGNNTPVFFIRDVIKFPDFIHTQKRNPATNAKDPDMFWDFLSLTPESIHQVTILFSDRGTPMSYRNMNGYGGHTFKWWNSNGEYFWVKIHFKTVQGVKNYGRQEATRLAGENPDIATDDLYQAIKSGKYPAWDVQIQVMKPELADTYKFNPFDVTKVLPHGDFPVIPVGRMVLNRNPQNYFAEVEQSAFCPGNFVPGMGPSPDKMLQGRIIFYHDAHRYRLGPNYHLIPVNSPKGVKADNYQRDGAMRVDDNGGGGPNYYPNSFEGPEPQPEFSEPSLEFSGKGARQPYVHPNDDFVQAGNLYRKVMTDVDREHLVGNIIDHLGNAQKRIQLRQTALFYKADIEYGTRVAQGLKLSLKDVENLAKMSQEERAEATK